In Flavobacterium enshiense, the genomic stretch CCCGATTCGTAGCACAACCTAACATTCAATATGAAAATGAAACACACATTAAAATCTATTTTTAGTATAGCTTTGATGTTGGTTTCAGTAACAACATTATCGGCTCAGGAAAAATCAAAAGACACAATAAAAAAACCAAAAACGGAACGTTACGGAATTCGGGTTGGATTGGATTTACACCGATTGGCAAAATCCATATATGACAGCGACCATTATAAAGGATTCGAAGTTGTAGGTGATTATCGTTTAACAAAGAAAGTCTATATTGCCGGCGAATTCGGAAATGAAAAGAAAACCGTTGACGAAGACCAGGTAAATTTCACTACCCGCGGAAGTTATGTCAAATTAGGATTTGACTACAACACCTATGGGAACTGGCTGGATATGGAAAACATGATTTATGTGGGAATGCGTTACGGGGCAAGTTCGTTTTCCCAACAACTGAACAGTTACAGTATCTATAATACAAATCCATATTTTGGAGAAACTACTAAGTATCCGGGACAAAAATTTGATGGACTGACTGCCGGATGGCTTGAAGTGGTTACCGGTTTAAAAGCAGAGATGGTTAATAACCTGTATTTAGGTATTTCACTACGTCTGAATTATATGTTACATGAAAAACGTCCTGAGAATTTTGATAATCTGTTCATACCTGGGTTCAACAGAACTTATGAAGGCGGCCATTTTGGTGTAGGTTTTAATTACAGCGTGAGCTATTTTATACCACTTTATAAGCGTTCTAAATAAAAAATAACATTACTACTTATAAGGAATTGTAATTTATTAAAAATCCCAAATCATGTTCTATTGATTTGGGATTTTTTATTTTTAAAAGGAAACTATTTTAGCTCCTTCACTCCTTTAATAAACAACCATTTCACATACATTTTCTCCCCTTCGTGTGTTTTTATCACCTGAAATTTTGGTGCCAGAATTGAAGCTGCAACAGCAGCCGTTAAAGGCAACCAAAACCCGGTAAGATTTGTAAATGTCGCCGCCACAAAACGTACGATAATGAATAATAAGGCAAAGCCTAAAAAATTATATACTATTGATTTGGTTTTTAAAGTCATTCCCTTAATTATGAATTATTAGTTATGAGTTGAAAGACTGAGACTTATTTCTTTTTATTAATTGTTATCCCCTAAATTCTGGAATTTAGTACGCTTACTTCCTTCATACATTTCGTATTTCACTAAACGTGCTTCCAGCTTACCGTTGAAGAGCTTGATTTTTCGGGAAGGTTTTAAACCTACAAACTTAAGCGCTTCCAGATTTGCTGTGATGAACCAGGCATTTGTTCCGGGATAGCTTTGCTTTAATGTATCACCGATTTCCCTGTAGAAGCGTTCCATTTCAATATCCAGACGCTCTCCGTAAGGCGGATTGAAAACCATATGTAATGGTCCGCGTGTTTCTTTTTCGGTATCAAAAAAGTTACGTTCTGAGATTTTTACGTACTCATCAAGATTAGCATTTCTGATATTGTCTTTAGCTTTCATAACAGCAGACGGCGCTTTATCATAACCCGTAATCGTATAATGGAAATCCTTGACCTTCTTCATCAGTGAATTCATGATTTGGTCGAACAAATCGTTGTCCCAATCATTCCAACGTTCAAATGCAAATTCCTTACGGTTGATGTTTGCAGGAATATTACAGGCAATCATCGCTGCTTCGGCTAAAATAGTTCCCGAACCGCACATCGGATCTATAAAATCACCCTGTCCGTCCCAACCGGAAAGCAATAACATTCCTGCTGCCAAAACTTCATTAATCGGTGC encodes the following:
- a CDS encoding THUMP domain-containing class I SAM-dependent RNA methyltransferase; the encoded protein is MEQNFKMIAKTFFGFEEILAKELRQLGAQDVEMGTRMVSFAGDKGFMYKANLALRTALKILKPIYQFRVFNEASLYKGIQGIDWSKYLNENQTFVVDVTLHSEHFNHSQFVALKTKDAIVDQFRDKFGKRPSIDKDFPDLRINVHIDRDQCSVSLDSSGDSLHHRGYKTATNIAPINEVLAAGMLLLSGWDGQGDFIDPMCGSGTILAEAAMIACNIPANINRKEFAFERWNDWDNDLFDQIMNSLMKKVKDFHYTITGYDKAPSAVMKAKDNIRNANLDEYVKISERNFFDTEKETRGPLHMVFNPPYGERLDIEMERFYREIGDTLKQSYPGTNAWFITANLEALKFVGLKPSRKIKLFNGKLEARLVKYEMYEGSKRTKFQNLGDNN
- a CDS encoding DUF6048 family protein, with protein sequence MKHTLKSIFSIALMLVSVTTLSAQEKSKDTIKKPKTERYGIRVGLDLHRLAKSIYDSDHYKGFEVVGDYRLTKKVYIAGEFGNEKKTVDEDQVNFTTRGSYVKLGFDYNTYGNWLDMENMIYVGMRYGASSFSQQLNSYSIYNTNPYFGETTKYPGQKFDGLTAGWLEVVTGLKAEMVNNLYLGISLRLNYMLHEKRPENFDNLFIPGFNRTYEGGHFGVGFNYSVSYFIPLYKRSK